From the Mammaliicoccus sciuri genome, the window CTCATCATGAGATAGCGCTTTTGAATTATATTATTAATTTAATAGGAATGGTAAGATACCTGATAATACAAGTGCAGCTACGATTGCTACTAACATTACGATGATTATGATTTTACGTACATTCTTATTTCCCATGATAACCCTCTCTTTAAACATTAGTTTTGTATATATTTATCAACTATTATACACTAGATTATGAGATATTTAAATAAATGAAAAGAGGGACTATCATGATTAATGAAGAAAGATTATTAAATACTTTTATGGAACTTGTAAAGGTAGATTCTGAATCTAAAAATGAAAGAAAGATTGCTGACTTATTAAAGCAAAAGTTTACGGATTTAGGTTTAGATGTTAAAGAGGATGACTCTCAAAGTGAAACTGGGTATGGTGCGGGTAATTTAATTTGTAAATTAAAAGGTGAAGATTCTAAC encodes:
- the prli42 gene encoding stressosome-associated protein Prli42, with translation MGNKNVRKIIIIVMLVAIVAALVLSGILPFLLN